The following are encoded in a window of Corynebacterium argentoratense DSM 44202 genomic DNA:
- a CDS encoding sigma-70 family RNA polymerase sigma factor has product MGESSSDAAQKLMDTELVQAHLRGEPWAMPEIVRRYRPMMGFVARRFCRTSEEVDDIVQEALLKAVNNMPSFRFEAQLSTWLRRLTYNVAYDHAFRRPSRVETVCHQGDLGDVRGEEPAHSEEISHGKIFIQDLLDRLPPEQRAALQLVDLQGYSLNDVAEGLGIKEGTLKSRRARARAALKEVLAQVWE; this is encoded by the coding sequence GTGGGGGAGTCGTCTAGCGACGCGGCGCAAAAACTCATGGATACGGAGCTGGTGCAGGCGCACTTGCGGGGCGAGCCCTGGGCCATGCCGGAGATCGTCCGCCGCTACCGTCCCATGATGGGTTTCGTCGCGCGCCGATTCTGCCGCACCTCGGAAGAAGTCGACGATATTGTCCAAGAAGCCCTGCTGAAGGCCGTCAACAATATGCCTTCCTTCCGTTTCGAGGCGCAGCTATCCACCTGGTTGCGCCGCCTGACCTACAACGTCGCCTACGACCATGCCTTCCGCAGACCCTCCCGGGTGGAAACCGTCTGCCACCAAGGCGACCTAGGCGATGTGCGTGGGGAGGAACCCGCACACAGCGAGGAAATCTCCCACGGAAAAATCTTCATCCAAGACCTACTGGACCGCCTGCCCCCGGAGCAAAGGGCCGCCCTACAACTCGTCGACCTGCAGGGATATTCGCTTAATGACGTCGCGGAGGGTTTAGGCATCAAGGAAGGGACGCTGAAGTCGCGCCGGGCCCGGGCGCGGGCGGCGCTGAAGGAGGTCCTGGCTCAAGTGTGGGAATAG